A region of Asticcacaulis excentricus DNA encodes the following proteins:
- a CDS encoding CpaF family protein, with amino-acid sequence MFGKRPTDSSGKPAGFGAARAAAPSPGAQAAAQMRPQALSGGNTSAEKPKDIKGAPPPAKPAGDIATRPQGVAETSPAAEDRRSTDKPAPKAGKMAAGLDQMHKAQTVTEIVREQSDYYHATKTAIFNALLNTIDLSQLAQLDQKAASEEIRDIVSELVTIKNVSMSIAEQDALVQDIINDVLGYGPLEPLLARDDIADIMVNGAGRVFIEVSGKVQLTNVRFRDNAQLMNICQRIVSQVGRRVDESSPICDARLPDGSRVNVIAPPLALDGPTLTIRKFKKDKLTMRNLVEFGSISPEGARVLGVIGASRCNVLISGGTGSGKTTLLNTMTAFIDPTERVITCEDAAELQLQQPHVVRLETRPPNLEGQGAITMRDLVKNCLRMRPERIIVGEVRGPEAFDLLQAMNTGHDGSMGTLHANSPREAISRLESMITMGGYGLPSRTIREMIVGSVDIIVQAARLRDGSRRITHITEVLGLEGDVIITQDLFLYEIEGENKEGKIIGRHRSTGIGRPRFWDRARYYGLERELAEALDAAE; translated from the coding sequence GTGTTCGGAAAGCGCCCCACGGATTCATCGGGTAAGCCCGCCGGCTTCGGCGCTGCGCGCGCGGCCGCCCCGTCACCTGGCGCTCAGGCCGCCGCGCAGATGCGCCCGCAGGCGCTGAGCGGAGGCAATACCTCTGCCGAAAAGCCCAAGGATATCAAGGGCGCACCGCCTCCGGCCAAGCCTGCCGGGGATATCGCTACGCGTCCGCAAGGTGTCGCTGAGACCTCGCCTGCGGCCGAAGATCGCCGCAGTACGGACAAGCCAGCCCCCAAGGCCGGCAAGATGGCCGCCGGTCTCGACCAGATGCACAAGGCGCAGACGGTCACCGAGATCGTGCGCGAGCAGTCGGACTATTACCACGCGACCAAGACGGCGATCTTCAACGCGCTTCTGAACACCATCGACCTGTCGCAACTGGCGCAACTGGACCAGAAGGCCGCGTCGGAGGAAATTCGCGACATCGTCTCGGAACTGGTGACGATCAAGAACGTCTCCATGTCCATCGCCGAACAGGACGCGCTGGTTCAGGACATTATCAACGATGTTCTGGGCTATGGGCCGCTGGAACCGCTGCTGGCGCGCGACGACATCGCCGACATCATGGTCAATGGCGCGGGCCGCGTCTTCATCGAAGTCTCGGGCAAGGTGCAACTGACCAATGTGCGCTTCCGCGACAATGCGCAACTGATGAATATTTGTCAGCGCATCGTGTCGCAGGTCGGGCGTCGCGTCGATGAAAGCTCACCCATCTGTGACGCCCGCCTGCCGGACGGTTCGCGCGTTAACGTGATCGCGCCGCCTTTGGCGCTCGACGGCCCGACGCTCACCATCCGGAAGTTCAAAAAAGACAAGCTCACCATGCGCAATCTGGTGGAGTTCGGCTCCATCAGTCCGGAAGGGGCGCGCGTGCTGGGGGTCATCGGGGCGTCGCGCTGTAACGTGCTGATCTCCGGCGGTACGGGTTCGGGCAAGACGACGCTGCTCAACACCATGACGGCCTTTATCGACCCGACCGAGCGCGTCATCACCTGCGAAGACGCCGCCGAACTGCAACTCCAGCAGCCGCACGTCGTGCGTCTGGAAACCCGTCCGCCCAACCTCGAAGGCCAGGGCGCGATCACCATGCGTGATCTGGTCAAGAACTGTCTGCGGATGCGCCCCGAACGCATCATCGTCGGCGAAGTCCGCGGCCCGGAGGCCTTCGACCTCCTGCAGGCCATGAACACCGGCCACGACGGCTCTATGGGCACGCTGCACGCCAACTCCCCACGCGAAGCCATTTCGCGTCTGGAATCCATGATCACCATGGGCGGCTATGGCCTGCCTTCGCGCACCATTCGTGAAATGATCGTCGGCTCGGTAGATATCATCGTTCAGGCCGCCCGCCTGCGCGACGGCTCACGCCGCATCACCCACATCACCGAAGTTCTCGGCCTTGAAGGCGACGTCATCATCACGCAGGACCTGTTCCTGTACGAAATCGAAGGTGAAAACAAGGAAGGCAAGATTATCGGTCGCCACCGTTCGACCGGGATCGGTCGTCCGCGCTTCTGGGACCGCGCGCGTTATTACGGACTGGAGCGCGAACTGGCGGAGGCGCTCGATGCAGCCGAATAA
- a CDS encoding type II secretion system F family protein — protein sequence MIFLIAFLSFVILASVGFVLTGGGTSEVAAKRAQAIGMGATTAAKRKSQRTAASRTPEERRKQILLQLKESEQRERKARLSLTARLQHAGLTPNVKTFWIWSVALGIVAAVIVLILSRIPLAALGAGFAFGYGAPRWWLSFLANRRTAKFTANFADAIDILVRGIKSGLPVHDGLKIIAKELPAPLGPEFQRLNENIAIGMGLDMALEKMCERMPTPELRFFTIVIAIQQKTGGNLAEALGNLSHVLRSRRMMREKIKALSSEAIASACIIGVLPPGVGMIIYVTNPGYMGTLVSDPRGNIMLLGGAIWMTFGVLMMRKMINFKF from the coding sequence ATGATCTTCCTCATCGCCTTTCTGAGCTTCGTTATCCTCGCTTCGGTCGGTTTCGTCCTGACCGGCGGCGGGACCTCTGAGGTTGCGGCCAAACGCGCTCAGGCCATCGGGATGGGTGCCACCACGGCGGCCAAACGCAAAAGTCAGCGAACCGCCGCCAGCCGCACCCCTGAGGAACGCCGTAAGCAAATTTTGCTGCAACTCAAGGAATCCGAGCAGCGCGAACGCAAGGCGCGTCTGTCACTGACGGCGCGTTTGCAACACGCTGGCCTTACCCCCAATGTGAAGACCTTCTGGATATGGTCTGTGGCGCTGGGCATAGTCGCGGCGGTGATCGTTCTCATCCTCAGCCGCATCCCTCTGGCGGCGCTGGGTGCCGGTTTTGCCTTTGGCTACGGCGCGCCACGCTGGTGGCTGTCGTTTCTGGCTAATCGCCGCACGGCGAAATTCACCGCCAATTTCGCCGATGCGATCGACATTCTGGTGCGCGGCATCAAGTCGGGCCTGCCCGTACATGACGGCCTGAAGATCATCGCTAAGGAACTACCGGCGCCTCTGGGCCCGGAATTTCAACGCCTGAACGAAAACATCGCCATCGGCATGGGGCTGGACATGGCGCTCGAAAAAATGTGCGAGCGTATGCCGACTCCGGAACTGCGTTTCTTCACCATCGTCATTGCCATCCAGCAAAAGACGGGTGGTAACCTCGCCGAAGCGCTCGGCAACCTGTCGCACGTGCTGCGTTCACGGCGCATGATGCGCGAAAAGATCAAGGCCCTGTCGTCCGAAGCCATCGCCTCGGCCTGTATTATCGGCGTCCTGCCGCCGGGTGTGGGGATGATCATCTATGTGACCAATCCCGGTTACATGGGCACGCTGGTCAGTGACCCGCGCGGCAATATTATGCTTCTGGGGGGCGCCATCTGGATGACCTTCGGCGTCCTGATGATGCGTAAAATGATCAACTTCAAATTCTAG
- a CDS encoding AAA family ATPase, which translates to MSSPARHIDPFDSFDDADDSFTQNYEAADTLDLGDPFEDLPDADLQPLTPEPGLPRQALTAASFAAIEPTDDLGAVSIPRIGIHFFPQNDATLQACDTAALDRRMARAQSLVRRGGIEEAIAAYQHEPTPSLLIVESSEAAHGLLEQLGRLAEVCDTNTKVVVIGAHNDISLYRELIRQGVSEYMVAPVKPLQLIKSIATLFNDPETPFVGRAIAFIGARGGAGSSVLAHNFAHSLSEAMQANTVIADYDLPFGTAGLDFNQDPLQGMADALNEPDRLDQVLLDRMLTRCTERLSLFSAPASLDQDYLADEHAFEEVTRKVRSVAPFIVMDLPHVWTPWLKKCLIAADEVVIVATPDLASLRNAKNLIELLKSFRPNDNPPRIVLNQVDMPGRPEIPVKDFTAALGVAPACTISFDAKTFGQAANNGQMIAECAPASKAHEALLALTATITGRTPETKKKAASTSLIGKFFPKKK; encoded by the coding sequence ATGTCCTCCCCCGCCAGACATATCGATCCGTTCGACAGCTTCGACGATGCTGACGACAGCTTCACGCAGAATTACGAAGCGGCAGACACCCTTGATCTGGGTGACCCTTTTGAGGACCTACCCGATGCGGACCTGCAACCGCTGACGCCTGAACCCGGCCTGCCGCGTCAGGCTCTGACAGCGGCCAGCTTTGCGGCCATCGAGCCCACGGACGATCTGGGCGCGGTGTCCATTCCGCGCATCGGTATCCACTTCTTCCCACAAAACGACGCCACGCTTCAGGCCTGCGACACGGCAGCTCTCGATCGCCGCATGGCGCGTGCCCAGTCGCTGGTTCGCCGCGGCGGCATAGAAGAAGCCATCGCGGCCTATCAGCACGAACCGACTCCGTCGCTGCTGATCGTCGAATCGAGCGAGGCCGCGCATGGCCTCTTGGAACAACTCGGTCGTCTGGCCGAGGTGTGTGACACGAACACCAAGGTGGTGGTCATCGGGGCGCACAACGACATTTCGCTATATCGTGAACTGATCCGTCAGGGCGTGTCGGAATACATGGTAGCACCGGTCAAGCCGCTGCAACTGATCAAGTCCATCGCCACCCTGTTCAACGATCCGGAAACACCGTTCGTCGGCCGCGCCATCGCCTTTATCGGCGCACGCGGCGGCGCAGGTTCGTCCGTACTGGCGCACAATTTCGCGCACAGCCTGTCAGAAGCCATGCAGGCCAATACGGTCATTGCCGACTATGATCTGCCGTTCGGCACCGCCGGTCTCGACTTCAATCAGGACCCGCTGCAAGGCATGGCCGACGCCCTTAACGAACCGGATCGCCTTGATCAGGTGCTGCTGGACCGCATGCTGACGCGCTGCACCGAACGTCTGTCGCTGTTCTCGGCTCCGGCCTCGCTCGATCAGGACTATCTGGCCGATGAGCACGCCTTTGAGGAAGTGACGCGCAAGGTGCGTTCGGTCGCACCGTTCATCGTCATGGATCTGCCGCACGTGTGGACGCCGTGGCTGAAAAAATGCCTGATCGCCGCCGATGAGGTGGTGATCGTCGCCACCCCGGACCTCGCCAGCCTGCGCAATGCCAAAAACCTGATTGAGCTGCTGAAATCCTTCCGCCCGAACGACAATCCGCCGCGCATCGTCCTCAATCAGGTCGATATGCCGGGTCGTCCGGAAATCCCGGTCAAGGATTTCACGGCCGCCCTGGGGGTTGCCCCGGCCTGCACCATCAGTTTCGATGCCAAGACCTTTGGTCAGGCCGCCAATAACGGTCAGATGATCGCCGAATGCGCCCCGGCCTCCAAGGCACATGAAGCGCTTCTGGCGCTTACCGCCACGATTACGGGCCGGACGCCGGAAACGAAGAAGAAGGCGGCATCGACGTCTCTGATCGGGAAATTCTTCCCGAAGAAGAAGTGA